From the Lathyrus oleraceus cultivar Zhongwan6 chromosome 4, CAAS_Psat_ZW6_1.0, whole genome shotgun sequence genome, one window contains:
- the LOC127075554 gene encoding cyclic dof factor 1 isoform X1: MFQDPSIKLFGSHIPITTDSHSFSSQIHSLPQQPIHIMLQNGLEESTNADVSVSLNEVSSGQPYPQEDANAIPNMYETVTSKSGTESVHSTYEQKTVQRDIDNQGKAFKKPDKVLPCPRCNSLETKFCYFNNYNVNQPRHFCKNCHRYWTAGGAIRNVPIGAGKRRNKHLPLQNFQVPVTDDAVPVVHTDSIPASHREEVPLSESLETVLNLKGHRKIEMDSSIEDPSSFSATAAYSGEKVYSENGIEHGGLTPQYNGLIPLHSLHYYSAPPWTYPCWNSMPFKPDNTTSSPATMMAVEIPMTPSSYWGCMPNWVGQTEDFNGIQSPSSSVSSGTCSGNRSPTLGKHCRDGSTQAEDTMKHNIWVPKTIRINNPEEAAKSSIWSTLRSKSQQNKPIMKGGVFKSFEPKSNASSRDLDDNQILRANPAAFSRSGTFQENI, encoded by the exons ATGTTCCAAGATCCTTCAATCAAGCTTTTTGGAAGTCATATTCCCATTACCACAGATTCACACTCTTTCTCCTCTCAGATTCATTCTCTTCCACAACAACCCATCCACATCATG TTGCAGAATGGACTTGAAGAATCTACTAATGCTGATGTTAGTGTTTCTTTGAATGAAGTTTCTAGCGGTCAACCTTATCCACAAGAAGATGCTAATGCTATTCCAAACATGTATGAAACCGTCACTTCGAAATCGGGGACCGAATCAGTTCATAGTACTTATGAACAGAAAACTGTCCAAAGAGATATTGACAATCAAGGGAAAGCTTTCAAGAAGCCAGACAAGGTTCTTCCATGTCCTCGCTGCAATAGTTTGGAGACAAAGTTTTGCTATTTCAACAATTACAATGTTAACCAACCAAGGCATTTCTGCAAAAATTGTCATAGGTATTGGACAGCTGGGGGAGCAATTCGGAACGTTCCTATTGGAGCCGGTAAGCGTAGAAATAAGCATTTGCCATTGCAGAATTTTCAAGTTCCTGTTACCGATGATGCAGTACCTGTCGTACACACAGATTCCATCCCTGCTAGTCACAGGGAAGAAGTTCCTCTTAGTGAATCACTAGAAACTGTGTTAAATCTCAAGGGCCATAGAAAAATTGAAATGGACTCTTCTATTGAAGACCCTTCTAGCTTTTCTGCAACAGCGGCTTATTCCGGTGAGAAGGTGTACTCCGAAAACGGAATAGAGCATGGTGGTTTGACACCACAATACAATGGCTTAATTCCTTTGCATTCACTTCATTATTATTCTGCTCCTCCGTGGACTTATCCATGTTGGAATTCTATGCCATTTAAGCCTGATAACACAACCTCCAGTCCTGCAACCATGATGGCAGTGGAAATACCAATGACACCATCATCATATTGGGGTTGTATGCCAAATTGGGTTGGCCAAACGGAAGACTTTAATGGCATTCAATCACCTTCATCTTCGGTTAGCAGCGGCACATGTTCCGGTAATAGGTCACCAACTTTGGGAAAACATTGTAGAGATGGAAGTACACAAGCAGAAGATACAATGAAACACAATATTTGGGTGCCTAAAACTATCAGAATCAATAATCCGGAAGAGGCTGCAAAGAGTTCTATATGGTCAACTTTGAGATCAAAATCTCAACAGAACAAACCTATTATGAAAGGAGGTGTTTTTAAATCATTTGAACCTAAGTCAAATGCAAGTTCTCGAGATTTAGATGATAATCAAATTCTAAGAGCTAACCCTGCTGCTTTCTCTCGCTCCGGAACTTTTCAAGAAAACATTTAA
- the LOC127075554 gene encoding cyclic dof factor 1 isoform X2, giving the protein MFQDPSIKLFGSHIPITTDSHSFSSQIHSLPQQPIHIMNGLEESTNADVSVSLNEVSSGQPYPQEDANAIPNMYETVTSKSGTESVHSTYEQKTVQRDIDNQGKAFKKPDKVLPCPRCNSLETKFCYFNNYNVNQPRHFCKNCHRYWTAGGAIRNVPIGAGKRRNKHLPLQNFQVPVTDDAVPVVHTDSIPASHREEVPLSESLETVLNLKGHRKIEMDSSIEDPSSFSATAAYSGEKVYSENGIEHGGLTPQYNGLIPLHSLHYYSAPPWTYPCWNSMPFKPDNTTSSPATMMAVEIPMTPSSYWGCMPNWVGQTEDFNGIQSPSSSVSSGTCSGNRSPTLGKHCRDGSTQAEDTMKHNIWVPKTIRINNPEEAAKSSIWSTLRSKSQQNKPIMKGGVFKSFEPKSNASSRDLDDNQILRANPAAFSRSGTFQENI; this is encoded by the exons ATGTTCCAAGATCCTTCAATCAAGCTTTTTGGAAGTCATATTCCCATTACCACAGATTCACACTCTTTCTCCTCTCAGATTCATTCTCTTCCACAACAACCCATCCACATCATG AATGGACTTGAAGAATCTACTAATGCTGATGTTAGTGTTTCTTTGAATGAAGTTTCTAGCGGTCAACCTTATCCACAAGAAGATGCTAATGCTATTCCAAACATGTATGAAACCGTCACTTCGAAATCGGGGACCGAATCAGTTCATAGTACTTATGAACAGAAAACTGTCCAAAGAGATATTGACAATCAAGGGAAAGCTTTCAAGAAGCCAGACAAGGTTCTTCCATGTCCTCGCTGCAATAGTTTGGAGACAAAGTTTTGCTATTTCAACAATTACAATGTTAACCAACCAAGGCATTTCTGCAAAAATTGTCATAGGTATTGGACAGCTGGGGGAGCAATTCGGAACGTTCCTATTGGAGCCGGTAAGCGTAGAAATAAGCATTTGCCATTGCAGAATTTTCAAGTTCCTGTTACCGATGATGCAGTACCTGTCGTACACACAGATTCCATCCCTGCTAGTCACAGGGAAGAAGTTCCTCTTAGTGAATCACTAGAAACTGTGTTAAATCTCAAGGGCCATAGAAAAATTGAAATGGACTCTTCTATTGAAGACCCTTCTAGCTTTTCTGCAACAGCGGCTTATTCCGGTGAGAAGGTGTACTCCGAAAACGGAATAGAGCATGGTGGTTTGACACCACAATACAATGGCTTAATTCCTTTGCATTCACTTCATTATTATTCTGCTCCTCCGTGGACTTATCCATGTTGGAATTCTATGCCATTTAAGCCTGATAACACAACCTCCAGTCCTGCAACCATGATGGCAGTGGAAATACCAATGACACCATCATCATATTGGGGTTGTATGCCAAATTGGGTTGGCCAAACGGAAGACTTTAATGGCATTCAATCACCTTCATCTTCGGTTAGCAGCGGCACATGTTCCGGTAATAGGTCACCAACTTTGGGAAAACATTGTAGAGATGGAAGTACACAAGCAGAAGATACAATGAAACACAATATTTGGGTGCCTAAAACTATCAGAATCAATAATCCGGAAGAGGCTGCAAAGAGTTCTATATGGTCAACTTTGAGATCAAAATCTCAACAGAACAAACCTATTATGAAAGGAGGTGTTTTTAAATCATTTGAACCTAAGTCAAATGCAAGTTCTCGAGATTTAGATGATAATCAAATTCTAAGAGCTAACCCTGCTGCTTTCTCTCGCTCCGGAACTTTTCAAGAAAACATTTAA
- the LOC127075554 gene encoding cyclic dof factor 2 isoform X3, with the protein MYETVTSKSGTESVHSTYEQKTVQRDIDNQGKAFKKPDKVLPCPRCNSLETKFCYFNNYNVNQPRHFCKNCHRYWTAGGAIRNVPIGAGKRRNKHLPLQNFQVPVTDDAVPVVHTDSIPASHREEVPLSESLETVLNLKGHRKIEMDSSIEDPSSFSATAAYSGEKVYSENGIEHGGLTPQYNGLIPLHSLHYYSAPPWTYPCWNSMPFKPDNTTSSPATMMAVEIPMTPSSYWGCMPNWVGQTEDFNGIQSPSSSVSSGTCSGNRSPTLGKHCRDGSTQAEDTMKHNIWVPKTIRINNPEEAAKSSIWSTLRSKSQQNKPIMKGGVFKSFEPKSNASSRDLDDNQILRANPAAFSRSGTFQENI; encoded by the coding sequence ATGTATGAAACCGTCACTTCGAAATCGGGGACCGAATCAGTTCATAGTACTTATGAACAGAAAACTGTCCAAAGAGATATTGACAATCAAGGGAAAGCTTTCAAGAAGCCAGACAAGGTTCTTCCATGTCCTCGCTGCAATAGTTTGGAGACAAAGTTTTGCTATTTCAACAATTACAATGTTAACCAACCAAGGCATTTCTGCAAAAATTGTCATAGGTATTGGACAGCTGGGGGAGCAATTCGGAACGTTCCTATTGGAGCCGGTAAGCGTAGAAATAAGCATTTGCCATTGCAGAATTTTCAAGTTCCTGTTACCGATGATGCAGTACCTGTCGTACACACAGATTCCATCCCTGCTAGTCACAGGGAAGAAGTTCCTCTTAGTGAATCACTAGAAACTGTGTTAAATCTCAAGGGCCATAGAAAAATTGAAATGGACTCTTCTATTGAAGACCCTTCTAGCTTTTCTGCAACAGCGGCTTATTCCGGTGAGAAGGTGTACTCCGAAAACGGAATAGAGCATGGTGGTTTGACACCACAATACAATGGCTTAATTCCTTTGCATTCACTTCATTATTATTCTGCTCCTCCGTGGACTTATCCATGTTGGAATTCTATGCCATTTAAGCCTGATAACACAACCTCCAGTCCTGCAACCATGATGGCAGTGGAAATACCAATGACACCATCATCATATTGGGGTTGTATGCCAAATTGGGTTGGCCAAACGGAAGACTTTAATGGCATTCAATCACCTTCATCTTCGGTTAGCAGCGGCACATGTTCCGGTAATAGGTCACCAACTTTGGGAAAACATTGTAGAGATGGAAGTACACAAGCAGAAGATACAATGAAACACAATATTTGGGTGCCTAAAACTATCAGAATCAATAATCCGGAAGAGGCTGCAAAGAGTTCTATATGGTCAACTTTGAGATCAAAATCTCAACAGAACAAACCTATTATGAAAGGAGGTGTTTTTAAATCATTTGAACCTAAGTCAAATGCAAGTTCTCGAGATTTAGATGATAATCAAATTCTAAGAGCTAACCCTGCTGCTTTCTCTCGCTCCGGAACTTTTCAAGAAAACATTTAA